From the genome of Ptychodera flava strain L36383 chromosome 20, AS_Pfla_20210202, whole genome shotgun sequence, one region includes:
- the LOC139120440 gene encoding uncharacterized protein isoform X4: MYTAQSSRSKSSPTYGWLLPSLSGGGPAKPPARSVKKSNSSFSNISAPPIVQNGRQREGREGRGGRGHRATRSNNSLRKENGVDKNDLFRTTNSAPAAGAAKETTTVHRKPPPGPLPKLNNLVATDAHGVTSATQSVRDHSSRHWASSWADAYSRNAASLPRSDTKISTHSRTTQATLDTDGGRSEQRTPRYVSKPVQKRPKRPVIITKKSIYQVQAVTAVYGNRTFKKQRHARILKQLEEIELKDAVEHNQKLVEKEKSVIESKKKQKAALKRLRTRFDEEQVQRFKTQYVTWKSVEHERRGRGPERYGLPETIDDDELTKLVSKKQRKGSQRKFRQPHSREQNIKRFEKLLNPKLALIQKESLRFRAMCF, encoded by the exons TCTGAGTGGCGGAGGACCAGCAAAACCACCTGCAAGGAGCGTAAAAAAATCGAACAGTAGTTTTTCCAATATCTCGGCACCGCCGATCGTTCAAAATGGACGGCAGCGGGAAGGGCGAGAAGGAAGAGGCGGCAGAGGTCACCGAGCCACGAGGAGCAACAACTCACTTCGCAAAGAAAACGGTGTCGACAAAA ATGATTTATTCAGAACGACCAATTCTGCACCGGCTGCAGGCGCCGCAAAGGAGACAACTACAGTGCATCGCAAACCTCCCCCGGGACCCTTGCCAAAGTTGAATAACCTCGTTGCAACAG ACGCACATGGTGTTACCTCAGCAACTCAGTCTGTCCGGGATCACAGTAGCCGACACTGGGCATCGTCCTGGGCAGACGCCTATTCAAGAAATGCAGCTTCGTTACCCCGAAGTGACACTAA GATTTCAACTCACAGTAGGACCACGCAAGCCACCCTTGACACAGATGGAGGTCGCAGCGAACAGAGGACTCCGCGGTATGTCAGCAAGCCCGTCCAAAAGAGACCAAAACGTCCCGTGATCATTACAAAGAAGAGTATTTACCAAGTGCAGGCAGTAACTGCCGTCTATGGCAACAGGACCTTTAAGAAACAAAGGCATGCCAGAATACTGAAACAACTCGAGGAAATAGAACTCAAAGACGCTGTTGAGCACAATCAAAAACTAGTGGAAAAAGAAAAGTCAGTTATTGAGTCGAAAAAGAAACAGAAGGCCGCCCTCAAACGGCTTAGGACGAGATTCGACGAAGAACAAGTGCAGCGATTTAAGACGCAGTATGTCACGTGGAAAAGCGTTGAACACGAGAGGAGGGGGAGGGGTCCCGAGAGGTATGGGCTTCCAGAGACTATTGACGACGACGAACTTACGAAACTTGTCTCCAAGAAACAGAGGAAAGGCTCGCAGAGGAAATTTCGGCAGCCCCACTCGAGGGAACAGAACATTAAACGGTTTGAGAAGTTACTCAATCCAAAATTGGCATTGATCCAGAAGGAAAGTTTAAGATTCCGAGCAATGTGCTTTTAG
- the LOC139120440 gene encoding uncharacterized protein isoform X5, whose translation MAEDAQLINHMLKVALSGGGPAKPPARSVKKSNSSFSNISAPPIVQNGRQREGREGRGGRGHRATRSNNSLRKENGVDKNDLFRTTNSAPAAGAAKETTTVHRKPPPGPLPKLNNLVATDAHGVTSATQSVRDHSSRHWASSWADAYSRNAASLPRSDTKISTHSRTTQATLDTDGGRSEQRTPRYVSKPVQKRPKRPVIITKKSIYQVQAVTAVYGNRTFKKQRHARILKQLEEIELKDAVEHNQKLVEKEKSVIESKKKQKAALKRLRTRFDEEQVQRFKTQYVTWKSVEHERRGRGPERYGLPETIDDDELTKLVSKKQRKGSQRKFRQPHSREQNIKRFEKLLNPKLALIQKESLRFRAMCF comes from the exons TCTGAGTGGCGGAGGACCAGCAAAACCACCTGCAAGGAGCGTAAAAAAATCGAACAGTAGTTTTTCCAATATCTCGGCACCGCCGATCGTTCAAAATGGACGGCAGCGGGAAGGGCGAGAAGGAAGAGGCGGCAGAGGTCACCGAGCCACGAGGAGCAACAACTCACTTCGCAAAGAAAACGGTGTCGACAAAA ATGATTTATTCAGAACGACCAATTCTGCACCGGCTGCAGGCGCCGCAAAGGAGACAACTACAGTGCATCGCAAACCTCCCCCGGGACCCTTGCCAAAGTTGAATAACCTCGTTGCAACAG ACGCACATGGTGTTACCTCAGCAACTCAGTCTGTCCGGGATCACAGTAGCCGACACTGGGCATCGTCCTGGGCAGACGCCTATTCAAGAAATGCAGCTTCGTTACCCCGAAGTGACACTAA GATTTCAACTCACAGTAGGACCACGCAAGCCACCCTTGACACAGATGGAGGTCGCAGCGAACAGAGGACTCCGCGGTATGTCAGCAAGCCCGTCCAAAAGAGACCAAAACGTCCCGTGATCATTACAAAGAAGAGTATTTACCAAGTGCAGGCAGTAACTGCCGTCTATGGCAACAGGACCTTTAAGAAACAAAGGCATGCCAGAATACTGAAACAACTCGAGGAAATAGAACTCAAAGACGCTGTTGAGCACAATCAAAAACTAGTGGAAAAAGAAAAGTCAGTTATTGAGTCGAAAAAGAAACAGAAGGCCGCCCTCAAACGGCTTAGGACGAGATTCGACGAAGAACAAGTGCAGCGATTTAAGACGCAGTATGTCACGTGGAAAAGCGTTGAACACGAGAGGAGGGGGAGGGGTCCCGAGAGGTATGGGCTTCCAGAGACTATTGACGACGACGAACTTACGAAACTTGTCTCCAAGAAACAGAGGAAAGGCTCGCAGAGGAAATTTCGGCAGCCCCACTCGAGGGAACAGAACATTAAACGGTTTGAGAAGTTACTCAATCCAAAATTGGCATTGATCCAGAAGGAAAGTTTAAGATTCCGAGCAATGTGCTTTTAG
- the LOC139120440 gene encoding uncharacterized protein isoform X3, translated as MMAGVYTDDALLWLYTRDLKGKQVYSLSGGGPAKPPARSVKKSNSSFSNISAPPIVQNGRQREGREGRGGRGHRATRSNNSLRKENGVDKNDLFRTTNSAPAAGAAKETTTVHRKPPPGPLPKLNNLVATDAHGVTSATQSVRDHSSRHWASSWADAYSRNAASLPRSDTKISTHSRTTQATLDTDGGRSEQRTPRYVSKPVQKRPKRPVIITKKSIYQVQAVTAVYGNRTFKKQRHARILKQLEEIELKDAVEHNQKLVEKEKSVIESKKKQKAALKRLRTRFDEEQVQRFKTQYVTWKSVEHERRGRGPERYGLPETIDDDELTKLVSKKQRKGSQRKFRQPHSREQNIKRFEKLLNPKLALIQKESLRFRAMCF; from the exons TCTGAGTGGCGGAGGACCAGCAAAACCACCTGCAAGGAGCGTAAAAAAATCGAACAGTAGTTTTTCCAATATCTCGGCACCGCCGATCGTTCAAAATGGACGGCAGCGGGAAGGGCGAGAAGGAAGAGGCGGCAGAGGTCACCGAGCCACGAGGAGCAACAACTCACTTCGCAAAGAAAACGGTGTCGACAAAA ATGATTTATTCAGAACGACCAATTCTGCACCGGCTGCAGGCGCCGCAAAGGAGACAACTACAGTGCATCGCAAACCTCCCCCGGGACCCTTGCCAAAGTTGAATAACCTCGTTGCAACAG ACGCACATGGTGTTACCTCAGCAACTCAGTCTGTCCGGGATCACAGTAGCCGACACTGGGCATCGTCCTGGGCAGACGCCTATTCAAGAAATGCAGCTTCGTTACCCCGAAGTGACACTAA GATTTCAACTCACAGTAGGACCACGCAAGCCACCCTTGACACAGATGGAGGTCGCAGCGAACAGAGGACTCCGCGGTATGTCAGCAAGCCCGTCCAAAAGAGACCAAAACGTCCCGTGATCATTACAAAGAAGAGTATTTACCAAGTGCAGGCAGTAACTGCCGTCTATGGCAACAGGACCTTTAAGAAACAAAGGCATGCCAGAATACTGAAACAACTCGAGGAAATAGAACTCAAAGACGCTGTTGAGCACAATCAAAAACTAGTGGAAAAAGAAAAGTCAGTTATTGAGTCGAAAAAGAAACAGAAGGCCGCCCTCAAACGGCTTAGGACGAGATTCGACGAAGAACAAGTGCAGCGATTTAAGACGCAGTATGTCACGTGGAAAAGCGTTGAACACGAGAGGAGGGGGAGGGGTCCCGAGAGGTATGGGCTTCCAGAGACTATTGACGACGACGAACTTACGAAACTTGTCTCCAAGAAACAGAGGAAAGGCTCGCAGAGGAAATTTCGGCAGCCCCACTCGAGGGAACAGAACATTAAACGGTTTGAGAAGTTACTCAATCCAAAATTGGCATTGATCCAGAAGGAAAGTTTAAGATTCCGAGCAATGTGCTTTTAG